A genomic stretch from Actinomadura rubteroloni includes:
- a CDS encoding MFS transporter — translation MTATLTRPATRRRQAGVLVLACLVLLVDGYDLFALGTIGPSLLHDRSWGASPSTLGTLGSVTALGMPFGSVLAGWAADRRGRRLPMTVAAAWISLSMLGAALASDLVQLGAARFCTGIGIGALAPLVSALVADTAPAGRRTLHLAVALGSIGVGGTASALLGRILLPGSPFQTLFWIGVLPVVLIPLIWRMVPSGALRPSAQVPVAAQAAELFTRTTARGTVLLWIATFMSMALVYSTTAWLPTVMMKNGYNLGSSLEFLTAFTIGASLGGLLVALLADRGHLKAVTAGTFALAAVALLALSSNQPRPVLLVVSALAGLGSLGCQNMIIACMSAFYRPHLRGTALGVGLGVGRLGAIVGPSYVSAATALVVSPRAGFVAFMIPAVLGAAVVTLLPRTLAPAPE, via the coding sequence GTGACCGCGACCCTCACCCGTCCCGCGACGCGGCGGCGGCAGGCGGGTGTACTCGTCCTGGCGTGCCTCGTCCTGCTCGTGGACGGCTACGACCTCTTCGCGCTCGGCACGATCGGGCCGAGCCTGCTGCACGACCGGTCCTGGGGCGCGTCGCCGTCCACCCTCGGGACGCTCGGCAGCGTGACGGCGCTCGGCATGCCGTTCGGCTCCGTTCTCGCGGGCTGGGCGGCCGACCGCCGGGGCCGCCGCCTGCCGATGACCGTCGCCGCGGCGTGGATCTCACTGTCGATGCTGGGCGCCGCGCTCGCGTCCGACCTCGTCCAGCTCGGCGCCGCGCGGTTCTGCACCGGCATCGGGATCGGCGCGCTCGCGCCGCTCGTGTCGGCGCTCGTCGCCGATACGGCCCCGGCCGGGCGCCGCACGCTCCATCTCGCGGTCGCCCTGGGCTCGATCGGCGTCGGCGGGACCGCCTCGGCGCTCCTCGGCCGGATCCTGCTGCCCGGCAGCCCGTTCCAGACACTGTTCTGGATCGGTGTCCTACCCGTCGTGCTGATCCCGCTGATCTGGCGGATGGTGCCGTCCGGGGCGCTGCGCCCGTCCGCGCAAGTGCCCGTCGCGGCGCAGGCCGCTGAACTGTTCACGCGCACGACCGCGCGCGGGACCGTCCTGCTTTGGATCGCCACGTTCATGAGCATGGCGCTCGTCTACAGCACGACGGCGTGGCTCCCGACGGTCATGATGAAGAACGGCTACAACCTCGGCTCGTCGCTGGAGTTCCTGACCGCGTTCACCATTGGAGCGAGCCTCGGCGGGCTGCTGGTCGCGCTACTCGCCGACCGCGGGCATCTGAAGGCCGTCACGGCCGGGACGTTCGCGCTCGCCGCGGTGGCGCTGCTCGCGCTCAGCTCCAACCAGCCCCGGCCCGTCCTGCTGGTGGTGTCGGCGCTGGCCGGACTCGGTTCGCTGGGCTGCCAGAACATGATCATCGCGTGCATGTCGGCGTTCTACCGGCCGCACCTGCGCGGCACCGCGCTCGGCGTCGGCCTCGGCGTCGGACGGCTGGGCGCGATCGTCGGCCCGTCTTACGTGT